One window of the bacterium genome contains the following:
- a CDS encoding ABC transporter permease codes for MLNRAQLVYLVRESFAGFHRRKLTTGVTILIMGSALLVLAVLTLITFNLGQMLETARAGIDLRVFMREGVAAERMAELQPRLVAIPGVQQVSWISPEAALEEFRAHLGDDADVLSLLDENPLPGSFHLTLTAGARNLEAVQTIRAEIAAWDEVGEILYNQAWIDSLEEWAFRFRMASLATGLIVFIAAVFVISNTVKLTMAASARVIQIQKLVGATNAFIRTPFLAEGAIQGLLAGALAMGLLGLAGWFLADRLGGIVFFTPAQIVGFVVFCVGLGLVGSWSAMRKYLTMESEI; via the coding sequence ATGCTTAACCGCGCCCAGCTCGTCTACCTCGTCCGGGAGAGTTTCGCCGGCTTCCACCGCCGCAAACTGACCACCGGTGTCACGATCCTGATCATGGGTTCGGCGCTGCTGGTGCTCGCCGTGCTCACCCTGATCACCTTCAATCTCGGTCAGATGCTCGAGACGGCCCGTGCCGGCATCGACCTGCGGGTCTTCATGCGCGAGGGCGTCGCGGCCGAGCGCATGGCCGAACTCCAGCCCCGTCTGGTGGCCATTCCCGGCGTCCAGCAGGTGAGCTGGATCTCGCCGGAGGCCGCCCTGGAGGAGTTCCGCGCCCACCTCGGCGACGACGCCGACGTGCTCTCGCTGCTCGACGAGAACCCGCTGCCCGGATCGTTCCACCTGACCCTCACCGCCGGCGCCCGCAACCTCGAGGCGGTGCAGACCATCCGCGCCGAGATCGCCGCCTGGGACGAGGTGGGGGAGATCCTCTACAACCAGGCCTGGATCGACAGCCTCGAGGAGTGGGCCTTCCGCTTCCGCATGGCCAGCCTCGCCACCGGCCTGATCGTCTTCATCGCCGCGGTCTTCGTCATCTCCAATACCGTCAAGCTGACCATGGCCGCCAGCGCCCGCGTGATCCAGATCCAGAAGCTGGTGGGAGCCACCAACGCCTTCATCCGCACCCCGTTCCTGGCCGAAGGCGCCATCCAGGGTCTGCTGGCGGGGGCCCTGGCGATGGGGCTGCTCGGCCTGGCGGGCTGGTTCCTGGCCGACCGTCTCGGCGGCATCGTCTTCTTCACGCCGGCCCAGATCGTGGGCTTCGTCGTGTTCTG
- a CDS encoding ATP-binding cassette domain-containing protein — translation MISFHHVDLQYRDQKALADVHFSVDNGEFLCITGPSGAGKSSILRLIAMDAFPTRGEVMVRGMLASKMNRRSVPRLRREIGFVFQDFRLLADRNVEDNVAFAQLVVGVPRAHIVKNVMRVLTQVGLYAKRHRRVHELSGGEQQRVAIARAMVNSPKILLADEPTGNLDPVTAQEIIDLLFRINDGGTSVIFSTHDHQIVKTFGQRVLVVTDGRILSDVRRREAVDRSASLADAMYRTEQAPAAASRETVHA, via the coding sequence GTGATCAGTTTCCACCATGTGGACCTCCAGTACCGGGACCAGAAGGCCCTGGCGGACGTCCACTTCAGCGTCGACAACGGCGAATTCCTCTGCATCACCGGTCCGTCGGGGGCCGGCAAGAGCAGCATCCTGCGCCTGATCGCCATGGACGCCTTCCCGACCAGGGGCGAGGTCATGGTGCGCGGCATGCTCGCCAGCAAGATGAACCGGCGCAGCGTGCCGCGGCTGCGTCGCGAGATCGGCTTCGTCTTCCAGGACTTCCGGCTCCTGGCCGACCGCAACGTCGAGGACAACGTGGCTTTCGCCCAGCTCGTCGTCGGCGTGCCCCGGGCGCACATCGTCAAGAACGTCATGCGGGTCCTGACCCAGGTGGGCCTCTACGCCAAGCGCCATCGCCGCGTCCACGAACTGAGCGGGGGCGAGCAGCAGCGCGTGGCCATCGCCCGCGCCATGGTCAACAGCCCCAAGATCCTGCTGGCCGACGAGCCCACCGGCAACCTCGACCCGGTCACGGCCCAGGAGATCATCGACCTGCTCTTCCGCATCAACGACGGCGGCACGAGCGTGATCTTCAGCACCCACGACCACCAGATCGTCAAGACCTTCGGCCAGCGCGTGCTCGTCGTCACCGACGGCCGCATCCTGTCGGACGTCCGGCGCCGCGAGGCGGTCGACCGCAGCGCGAGCCTGGCCGACGCCATGTACCGCACCGAACAGGCCCCCGCCGCCGCGTCCCGGGAGACCGTCCATGCTTAA